A DNA window from Candidatus Methylomirabilota bacterium contains the following coding sequences:
- a CDS encoding cyclic nucleotide-binding domain-containing protein — protein sequence MPISILFADVRNYTNLSQSLSQGEEPALLNRFYDVASRVLLRHEGVLGQISGDQLMGLFVPGLSGRDYPRKAVAAAAALLEAVGYRTPAGPWIQIGIGISTGEEFCGNVGGGGFKDFTAVGEVTNTAAGLTSRAAAGEVLVDEATHAAAPEYSFAGGDTVMLKGTGQPVDTHRLALEVPAENGEEPITVLLRTPVFAGLPTKLSASLRSRVHRRAFAAGAYLAREGEPATSMFVIERGLVRETHTSRHGRELVLRLLGAGDTFGELGVLDAGGIRTASAIAVEPTSCVMVSKDDLHAALLSTPQLGLRMLASLVASVRRKDEELADFAFLDVTGRI from the coding sequence GTGCCGATCAGCATCCTTTTCGCGGACGTCCGCAACTACACGAACCTCAGTCAGTCGTTGTCGCAGGGCGAGGAGCCGGCCCTTCTCAACCGGTTCTACGACGTCGCCTCTCGGGTGTTGCTGCGGCATGAGGGAGTTCTCGGCCAGATCTCGGGCGACCAGCTGATGGGCCTGTTCGTGCCGGGACTGAGCGGCCGCGACTACCCGCGCAAGGCAGTTGCCGCCGCCGCCGCACTCCTCGAAGCGGTGGGTTACAGAACGCCCGCCGGTCCATGGATTCAGATCGGAATCGGAATCTCCACCGGCGAAGAGTTCTGCGGAAACGTGGGCGGGGGCGGGTTCAAGGATTTCACTGCTGTCGGTGAAGTCACCAATACAGCGGCTGGGCTGACAAGCAGGGCCGCCGCCGGCGAGGTACTCGTCGACGAGGCTACGCATGCCGCAGCGCCGGAGTACTCGTTCGCCGGCGGCGACACAGTCATGCTCAAGGGCACGGGCCAACCCGTGGATACTCACCGGCTGGCCCTCGAAGTTCCGGCTGAAAACGGCGAGGAGCCGATCACGGTGCTCCTTCGAACGCCAGTCTTCGCCGGCCTTCCTACCAAGCTCTCTGCTTCCTTGCGGTCGCGGGTGCACCGCCGTGCCTTCGCGGCGGGCGCCTACCTCGCCCGCGAAGGCGAGCCGGCGACCTCGATGTTCGTCATCGAACGCGGTCTCGTCCGCGAGACGCACACCTCACGCCACGGCCGGGAGCTCGTGCTTCGGCTCCTTGGCGCCGGGGACACTTTTGGGGAGCTCGGGGTGCTGGACGCGGGGGGTATTCGCACGGCGAGCGCGATCGCGGTCGAACCAACGAGCTGCGTCATGGTCTCCAAGGACGACCTCCATGCAGCACTGCTATCGACACCACAGCTGGGGCTCCGGATGCTCGCCTCGCTGGTCGCGTCCGTCCGCCGAAAGGACGAGGAGTTGGCGGACTTCGCCTTCCTGGACGTTACGGGCCGGATCG